GCGGCTTCCCGCCCAATTCAGGCAGCCCGCAACTTTCTGCAAAGGCACGGACCCGGACAATCGCGTTATGCCCCCAGAAATTGGCTTCCGAACCGGACCACCATTGCAACCCGGCAGAGGCAATCGGGCCATAGGCATAGCCTGCGAACTGCTGCCAGCGCTGGAACAGCGTCGTTGCGTTGATCATCATCGGCACGGTTTGCAGCAGCCCGATTGAAGGGCGCTGCTCCATGATGGCAGCAAGGCCGAGGATCGAATCCCCGCTCATCATGCTATCCGCATCGAGAATGATCATGTTTTCATAGGCGGCGCCGAACCGTTGCAGCCATTCTGCAACGTTACCCGGCTTGCGCGCGGTGTTTTCTGCCCGCCGTCTGTAATAGACCGGGATCGGCGCGCTGGCCGCAACCCGTTGCCAGGCCTCCAACTCCAGTGCGCCATGATCCGGGCGGGAATCGCTCAACACGAAGAAATCCACCAGTTCCCCCATGCCCGCCTTGCCGATCGAGGCAGCCATCGCTTCCACCCGTGCGAACACGGCGGAGACATCCTCGTTGTACACCGGCATCAGCACCGCGGTGCGCTGGGTCAGGCGGCAGGCCGAACTGGTAATCGATGCAAATCCCGGATGCGCGCCACTGGCCAGCATGGCAAAGCCGATGCAGGAACTCACGAAACCCAGCGCAATCCAGCAGAACAAGGGCACAAACAGGGCCAGCAGCGCCGTTTCGAATATGTCGAGGCCATCGTGCGAAAACGAGAAGCGCATTTCCGTGGACCCGGCCATGCCAAGCACGGCCGTCGCCGCAATCAGCAGCAGACGCTTGGCCAACAGATCGTGGGGCGCTGTCGCCACCTCGATCGAGCCGGGCGGATTGCCCTCCAGACGCTGCACCGTCATCTCCAACGGCGCCTCGTCGGGAAGTTGCCTGATCGCGCCAGAGGGCATGAAGGGTTCCGACAGACTGCTCATGAAAGCTCCAGCGGCTGAATGACCGTCTCACTCAGCGCATCGTTGCCACGGCGTAGATAAATCCGGAATTCGCGCATGCCCGCCTGTGCGGTTTTCACATCGATCATGGCGCGCCAGCGATTGTCCTGCCCGACCACCGGATAGGCAGCCGCATGCATCAGGGCGCCATCGGGCAGATTGGTGACCGCGACAACACCACTGTCGCGGGTCAGCCCCGCAAGATTCTTTCCTTCGAAATCGAAAACGTATTTCTGCGCCCCGGCCACAGGCGGCGCACCCGGAATACCCGCTGCACCGGCAAACCTGTCAACCAGCTGCGCAATGCCTGCCCCGGTCGGATCGGCACTCGTCCAGCGCAGACGATAGGCGCGCTCCAGCCTTTGCCCCTTGCGCAGCGGCTGTGCCCCCACCCAGAATGCCCCGATATTGTCGATTGTCTCGCTGCTGGTCGGCATCTCGTAAAGCATCACCGCGCCCGCACCCCAGTCTCCCTGCGGTTCGACCCACAGGTTCGGTCGGCGATCATAGAATGCGCTATCATCCTGATAACTGGCGAAATTGCGATCGCGCTGCAGCAGGCCAAAGCCCCGCATCCCGGCGGCTTCGAACGCATTGACCTGCGCGCCCGGCGGATTGACCAGCGGACGCCATACCCGCTCGCCATTGGCGAGATCGAGTGCCAGGCCATCGGAATCGTGGATTTCCGGACGCCAGTCGGGCTGCTTTTCACGATGCCCCTGGTCGTACCAGAACATGCTGGTGATCGGGACGAGACCGAGGCGTTCGATATCCTGCCGGGCAAACAGCGCGATCCTGATCTGTTGTTCCACACCGCCAGCATCCAGCGTGCTGTCGCACGAGAACGCGCCGCTCACGCTTGGCCCGTCAAGCAGGGCATAAATGCGATAGTGCGCCGGACCAAGCTGCTCGATCCAGAACTGCGTGAATGCCGGGAACTCTTCCCGCGTTTGCAACCCGATATTGACTGCCACAGCCCGCGCCGACAGCCCATACTGCCCCGAAGCCCCGGACGAACGGAAATAGGACGCGCCGAGGAATGCCAGCCAGTCCCGCTCCGCCTCGCCCTGAGAAAGATCCTGCATGATGCGAAATCCGGCAACATCGGCGGCCTGCCCATCCACAAACAGCCCGGTGCTATCCACAAGCAGCCGGGCCTTGCCCTGCGACAGGATATGGATGGCGACAGGATGTGACGCGACATCGCGGGTCGTGGGGAACAGGCGGATATTGCCAGCAATGCGTTCCGCCTTGCCGTAAGTCAGCCTGACCGCCGCATCGTAGTTTTCTGCGGGCCGTTGCGACAACGCGGGCGCGCGATACGACTGCGCGGCGAGCGTCCGGGCCTGTCGGACAAGCCAGTCCCACGAAAAATCCTGCGCAGGGCCGAACCTATCCGCGGCGCGCAGCACCGGGGGGAAAACGATGGCCCCGGCAAGCGTGGCAAAGGCCCCGCAAACCGCGCGACGGCTCATGTGATTGCGATCTGCCAGCGTACTCGTCCTTCGCGCGACTTGTTATTGCACGATCCTGCCGGTGCGTCAGTCTGCCGGCCCATCCTGCACGGGTGAAACACGCCAGCCAACCGCAACAAGATCGCCATCCTTCAAGGCGTTCGAATGCACTTGCGTGCGCACGCCATCGGTAGAGCCTGCCGATACGGCAACCGGATCGATGCCGCCATCGCCGTTTATCGTATATATCGTCTCTTGTCCGTCATTCCGCTCAGACGGGGCACGCTTCGTCGCGGGTTCGAAATGAAACGCCGAATTGGGTACAAGCAAAACATTGTTACGCGATCGCAGGCCAATCTCCACTGTCCCGCGCATGCCGCGCCGCAGGCGCTTCTCGCGGTTGATCACCATCAGCGTCACCCGGAAAGCCGACGATCCACCCGACGGCACGGTCGCAATATCGTGAACCCATGCTTCAAACCGCCGTTCAGGCATACTGCTCGCAGTCAACCGGGCGCGCGTCCCGCGGCGGAGGTCCGCGATCATCGCCTGGGGAACCATAACATCGATGCGCATACGCTCGACATTGGGGGAAACGACGAACAGCGTTCGGCCCGGTTCTGCCACCAGTTCACCTGACCGAACTGCATCGCCCACCACAAACCCATCGATTGGCGAACGGATGACGGTGCGCGAAAGATCGCGGCCCGCCGCAGATGAACGCGCCTCTGCCTCCGCCAGCCGGGCACGCGCCCCGTCAAGATCAGCCTCCCGGGCACGAGCATCGGACCGTGCCTCGTCAAGTTCCTGCCGGGAGGGCACCCGGCCTTTGGAACGGCGGTAGACATCTTCAATTCTGGCCAGTTTTGCATCCGCCTGCGCACGCGATGCGCTGGCGCTTTTGATGTCCGCACGCGCCGCTGTTATCGCGGCCTGCCCCTCCTGAAAGACAAGGCGCGTATCGGAGGCATCAATCCGGGCAAGTGCCTGCCCCTGCTCGACACGGGCGCCCTCGGTTACCAGCACCTGAGCGACTGTCCCTGCGAAAGGCATGCCGATATCAACGGTGTCAGCGGAATAGATTTCCCCGCCCAGCATCAGCCGGGGTTCGAGATTCCCACGCGTGACCCGTTCTGAAATGTAGGAACTGTCGTGGCCGGTCAGAAAACGCAGCAGCAGCACGGCCAGTGCGACGAATGCCGCCATCACGACTATCCACATGATCCGGCGCTGGCGTGCGCTGGACGGCCGCCCCGATATCAGATCCTCCAGCGGCGAACTGTCCGCCGGATCATTCATCGCTGCCAACCACCGGCTGTGCGGGCCCAGATTGCGGATAATCCAGCGTCCACCCGCCACCAAGCGCCGAATAATACCCGATCACGGCATCAATCCAGGTCCGCTGCGCCAGAACCAGGCCCTGGCGCACATCGAGCAACGCGCTCTCGGCGACATAGACCGAGACGAAGCGATCAAGCCCGCTGTTATAAGCAAGGCGTGTGTCGCCCAGTGCCGTCTGTGCACTGAGCACCGCGCTTTCCAGCGTCTTTACCCGCACTTGCGCGGCATCGACCGTCTCACGCGCGGCGGTCACTTCCGCCTGCGCGCCCTGCAAGGCACGCCGATAGGCCGCAAGCGCATGGGCCGCCGTTCCATTCGGCACATCATGCGTTGCGGAATCAGCCAGAACCGCATCGATATCTGCCTGCAAAGCGCCACCGCGCAGCAGCGCGGCTTCGGTTTGCTGTTTCAAGGCCAGCAAATCCGCCCGGCGCGCGAAAATATCGCCAGCCTGCCCGGCGGTCGGCACATAGACATCCACAGGAAAGCCGCTGACCTTGCTCAAATCGACCCGCAGCGATCGAGCATCGACCCCGGTCATTTCCGCAAGCGCAGTCAAATTCCTTGCCAGCCCACTTTCCGCATCACCGATCAACGCGGCCGTGGACGCGTTTTGCGATCGGGCCAGATTGGCGTCATAGGCAGGCACCTGGCCCGCTCTGAAGCGAGAACTGGCGATCTGAATGTTTGCCTTCTGGCTGGTCGAACATTCCTCCAGCGCCGCAATGCGATGCTGATCGGCCAGCACAGTGAAATAGGCGCGCGCAATCTGATCCGCCTTTTTCGCCTGATGCTGGGCCTGCACATAGATATCCGCTTTGCGTTCGGCGGCCAGTGCCAGCCCTTCCCGCTTCCGGGAAAAAACCTTCCGGCCTCCCTTATCGGGCCCATGGCCATCATCCGCTTTTGCCGCGGCCGCATCGGCAGCCAATCCGGCATCGACCAGCCGGATCAACAGCGGGTCGTTCAGGCTGGTCCACCACCGGCGCAACCATGCGGTTCCGTCCACACGGATCACGGCATCGTCGCTCGCCACAGGTGCAATCGCGGATGCGGGGCCCGGGGTCTGACGCGCGGCGAGAGGCACGCTCGTGGCAGCGACCACAACTGCCATCAGGGGCCACGCCCCAAGTCTATGCAAAACAGCCAATGCCACCGGCGCCCGATAGCAGCGTCGTGGCATTAGCCAATATCCCAATTCGTGCGTTCTCCCGCATCGGCACGGTTGATCGGACGTAACACACGGCCTGCGCCGGGTTCACTGGCATCAATTGCACGCAATCACCTGCAACAGCGCTTCCCCCTGCCCCGCAGCAAGGCTCACACAGATTCTGCCGAATCAATAACCTGATCGAGTTGCATGGCGGTGTCAGCAAAATGCCTTTCCATCGCGAGATAGGTATCCTGCGCCAATCGAATATATGTGACGCGGCCATCGTGGCGCGCGCGCATGCGCAGAATATGTCCGCGCTTTTCCAGCAGGGCAATGTATCGCAGGGCAGTCGTCGGTGATGCTACGGCAGCCTCGCACAGGTTTGTCACGGAAACCTGCCTTCCGCGCCGTGCGTTGATGAACAGATCGAGCATCATGTCCCATGCAGGTTCGCCGAACATGTCCCGGGGGAAATGGCCATCGCGTTGCCGGCGTGAACGGTAATGGCTGATCGCAACAGCCAGAACCCGATCCCCACGCACGTTGAGCGCGGTTCCAATATCGTAATCGGCATTTAATCTGTCTGACCAGCGCAGCAACCGCTCAGCCATTTCCTGCAATTCGGCGACAGTCGGTTCGCCAACAGATGAATTCACCGCCCCAAGCCCCACACCGCAAAACACAACCAGAAATCACGAAATATTAAAATACGTCATTCCCAATAACTTTCAGGACATAAAACATCCAATTCTTCATATAATCGACATATATTGAAAAATATAATCAGAAATTTCAAGTGTTTAAAATTTTCATACAAAACAATGATTTTACTAATACCGTATTCAAAAAAATGACCACCTGTACAAACTGTCAGTCCGCAATCACAGACCTTCATTAATTCCACATTTCCGACAAACCTAGCCCCACGACCCCCCAATGACTTCCCGATAACTTTCCGGAAAAGTTCATGAAATTCGCCACTTCGCGAGGGATGGACCGAGGGTAAAAAACATTTCACATGAAATCTTTTTTACCCTATCCTCCCGTCAGCATCAAAATGACTCGCCCCCCCTGCACCGTTCGCGCGGCGTTCCGGGCACAACAGGGCATACATTGGCGCAAGCATCGGAGAGGAATACACATGACGGATAGCGCTGTTCAGGAAACACCGACTCTCGCACCACCTATGATCAGCGGAGCGAAGCCGGATACCGGGCATTTTGAAGAATTCTGCCTAAATCCAGCCCCTTTCCTCATGCGCTGCCACGAAGAATGCGGAGAAGTGTCGTCGTTCGATCTGGCGGGATTGAAAACAACGCTTCTGGTTGGCGAAGAAGCGCACGAAGCCGTCTATCGCGCGCCCGATTCCCAGTTGAGCGCCGCCCAGGCATATCAATTGATGGTTCCGGTGTTCGGGCAAGGCATCCAATATGGTGCGCCACCAGCGATCGAGAGGCAGCAACTCAAAATCCAGGCCGCCGGATTGCGGCATGACCGAATGGTTCTCTACGCACCGATCATCGCCAAGGAAGTGCGCGAATGGATTGCGGACTGGCCCGATCAGGGGGAAGACGATTTCTATGAACGCTTCACCGACCTCACTCTGAAAACATCCACACACTGCCTGATGGGTGCCGATTTCCGTGCGACCATGGGCGACGAATTCCGCGGCCTCTATCACGATCTCGAAATGTCCGTGGACCCGGCCGGACTGGCCGATCCCCATAAACACGGAGCGATGGCCGAGCGGCGGGACATTGCCCGCGCCCGCCTGAGCGAACTGATCGGCGAACGCGTGACGAAACGCAAGGAAGCACTGGCACGCGGGGAAGAGTTCCACGATATGTTCCAGCACTATCTGGATGCGACTTATGCCGATGGCACCGCACTGACCGATCACGAAATCGCTGGCATGGTCGTCTGGTTCATGTTCGCGGGGCACCATACATCGGGCAACACCTCGAGCTGGGTGCTGGTCGAACTCGCCCGCCATCCCGAACTGATGGCCGAAATTGTGGCAGAACTCGACGACTTGCTGGGCGATAGCGATGACGTCACCTTCCAGGCCTTGCGGGAAATGCCGAAGATGGACGCCTTCCTTGATGAAGTGCTGCGCCTCCACGCCCCGCTTGTCACACTAACCCGGCGCGTCATGCATGATTTTCACTACAAGGATTACCTGATCGAGGCGGGCGGCAATGTGATGGTCAGCCCCTATGTCGCGCATCGCCTGCCGGAACTTTATGAAGATCCGCTGGTCTTCAACCCGAAACGCACATTCCCGGATGGCGCTTTCGCATATCTGCCGTTCGGCGGGGGTCGCCACAAATGCGTGGGCAATGCCTTCGCCCTGCTGCAGGTGAAGACAATTTTTGCCTATCTGCTGCGCAAGTTCGAGTTTGAACTGAGCCAGCCTGCGGAATATTATCGCGATATCATGCCGTCGCTGATCCTGCGGCCGAGCGATCCGTGCCGGCTGCGCTTCCGTCGGAGAGTGCGATGACCGGCCCCACGATCGAGGGAAAGTTTCGCATCGAACTCGATTTTGACCTGTGTCAGGGCCACGGTGTCTGCGCGGGCGATGCCCCTGAGATTTTCACAGTGCTGGAAAACAGGCTCGGCTACGCCAAAGTGCGGTTGATCAATCCCGACCCGCCGCCAGAATTGCACAGCGGCTTGCTGAACGCGGTCAAATATTGCCCCAACCGGGTAATTCGCATCGTAAAGGTTGATGATTCCTGACAAGACGGCAATAGCAGCCGCCACATGAGCACAAGCAGCGACAACACAATTGCGCCCATGGGGCGGCAGGCGCAGAAATCACTGCGCACCCGCGAACGCCTTATTGAATCGACCATTACGCTGATCCGGCAAGGTGGCCTCGCCGCCGCCAGCGCCAAACGTATCGCCGATGGTGCAGGCATGACATGGGGCGCGGCACAGCATCATTTCGGTTCGAAAGAGCAGATTCTCGAAGCTATCGTGGCGCGATCCCACGAAAGTTTCGTCAGCCGGTTTGCCGACATGGACGCCAGCCCGCCCGTGGAGGAGCGGATTGAATCCTTTCTCACCCGGATGTGGGCCCATTATCGCAGCGAAGCCTATCTCGCCACAATCGAGATCATCATGGCTGATCGCGGGCCGGAACAGGAAAACATCAGGCTTACCGCGTTCGAATGGCCCAATCCCGATCACGTCGAAATGATGACGCGCATCTTCGGCGATCGGGGCGTTTCACCGGAAGAGCTGCTGGAAGCGTTGATTTTCGTCCATTGCCTGCTCACTGGCCTCGCCATTCAGGAATTGCTCGAGAACGATACCGGCCGTCTTGAAGGGCATCTGCGACGGTGCCAGCGCATGCTGGCATCGATACTGCAGGCCGAGGGCTGACTCCCCCCTATTCCTGACGGGAGACCCCCTCCGACTTGGGGGAAAGCAGCCGCTTCAGGAAACTTCGCAAGATCAGCAGAACCGTGATGCACGCAGCCAGCAGGACCAATGCGATGATCCCCGCCGTCACCGGTTCGGCAAGCGCCAGATAAAGCAGCCCGCCCGTCGCCACATCCTCTCCCGTGGAAACGAGGACATTGCTGACCGGTTCCGGGCTCGTGTTGACCACGGCACGCGTTCCCGCCTTGGCGCTGTGCGACAGCAGAGCCGCACTCCCGCCCAGCAGCAGGCTCAGCACCTGCCAGGTGGTGTCCTGCGGATCGACGATCGCCATGGCCAGCAAGGCCCCGCCAATCGGCCTTACCAGAGTGTGGACCCCATCCCAGATGGAATCGAGCCACGGCAGCTTGTCCGCAAAAAATTCGGCAACCAGGCCCACGAAGGACACGCCCAGCACCCACGGGTTGGCGAGGATGTCCAGCCCGCTGACATGATCGGGCAAATTCAGCCAACCGGTCCGCATCGCCAGCCCGACAGCAAAGGTACACAAATATATGCGCCATCCCGAAAGCAGACTGACACTGCCTGCAACGCCAATCAGTTCGACAATGCCCATATTCAGCATCCCCCGGCATGGTTCCCTAGGAAACCCTGGGACAGAGAAACGCCAAAACCGGAACGTTGCAAGACAATTCCGTCTTTCCGCCCGGCGCTCGCCCCTTTATCCTGTGTAAATAAGCACGAGCTTGCCGATTGTTCCTGATAAACGATCATTTCTTTTACAATGATCGCCCTCCCCTGCACCCGAAAGATGCGGTAATCTTCACAGGAATACCGGATGAATGCGATGGATTATTCTCTTTGACCCCTCAGAGACTGCCCAGCTTCGCCAGTTCTTCACCGGTAAACACACGGCCACGCGTCAGAAACCGCTGCTCCCGTCCATTGTCGAGACTGAACATACCGCCACGTCCAGGCACCACATCGAGGATCAGTTGTGTATGCGCCCATGCCTGCCCCTGTGCCCGGCCGATATAGACGGGGGCATCGCCCACTTCTCCCAACAGGATATCGCTATCGCCGATGCGGAATTCGCCCTGCGGATAACACATGGGTGACGAACCGTCGCAACAGCCGCCCGATTGGTGGAACATGATCGGGCCATATTCACCCTGCAATTCGGCGATCAGTGCCAGTGCGGCCGGGGTGGCGATCACACGCCGGACATTGTCCGCAAACCCGCCCGCCATCATCGTGCCATCCCCCGCAGCGGATCAGAAAAAGCCCAGCTTCTTAGGGCTGTAACTGACCAGCATATTCTTCGTCTGCTGATAGTGATCCAGCATCATGCGGTGATTTTCCCGCCCGATGCCGGACTGCTTGTAGCCGCCGAACGCCGCATGGGCCGGATAGGCATGATAGCAATTGGTCCACACACGCCCTGCTTTGATCGCACGGCCGAAACGGTAGCAGGTATTGGCCTCGCGGCTCCAGATACCGGCACCCAGCCCGTACAGCGTGTCATTGGCGATTTCGAGTGCTTCGGCCTCGTCCTTGAACGTGGTGACCGAAAGCACCGGACCAAAGATTTCCTCCTGAAAAATCCGCATCCGGTTATGCCCTTTGAACACGGTCGGCTGGATATAGTACCCTTCCGATAACGCTCCGCCGAGATTGGCGGCACCACCGCCGATCAGCAGTTCGGCCCCTTCCTGTTTGCCGATATCGATATAGGACAGAATCTTCTCGCGCTGTTCGGACGATGCCTGCGCCCCGATCATGGTCGCCGGGTCCAGCGGATTGCCCTGCACGATCGCTTCCACGCGTTTCAGCGCGCGTTCCATGAACCGGTCGTAGATTTTCTCGTGCACGATCGCCCGGCTCGGGCAGGTG
This genomic window from Caenibius tardaugens NBRC 16725 contains:
- a CDS encoding glucan biosynthesis protein, which gives rise to MSRRAVCGAFATLAGAIVFPPVLRAADRFGPAQDFSWDWLVRQARTLAAQSYRAPALSQRPAENYDAAVRLTYGKAERIAGNIRLFPTTRDVASHPVAIHILSQGKARLLVDSTGLFVDGQAADVAGFRIMQDLSQGEAERDWLAFLGASYFRSSGASGQYGLSARAVAVNIGLQTREEFPAFTQFWIEQLGPAHYRIYALLDGPSVSGAFSCDSTLDAGGVEQQIRIALFARQDIERLGLVPITSMFWYDQGHREKQPDWRPEIHDSDGLALDLANGERVWRPLVNPPGAQVNAFEAAGMRGFGLLQRDRNFASYQDDSAFYDRRPNLWVEPQGDWGAGAVMLYEMPTSSETIDNIGAFWVGAQPLRKGQRLERAYRLRWTSADPTGAGIAQLVDRFAGAAGIPGAPPVAGAQKYVFDFEGKNLAGLTRDSGVVAVTNLPDGALMHAAAYPVVGQDNRWRAMIDVKTAQAGMREFRIYLRRGNDALSETVIQPLELS
- a CDS encoding efflux RND transporter periplasmic adaptor subunit produces the protein MNDPADSSPLEDLISGRPSSARQRRIMWIVVMAAFVALAVLLLRFLTGHDSSYISERVTRGNLEPRLMLGGEIYSADTVDIGMPFAGTVAQVLVTEGARVEQGQALARIDASDTRLVFQEGQAAITAARADIKSASASRAQADAKLARIEDVYRRSKGRVPSRQELDEARSDARAREADLDGARARLAEAEARSSAAGRDLSRTVIRSPIDGFVVGDAVRSGELVAEPGRTLFVVSPNVERMRIDVMVPQAMIADLRRGTRARLTASSMPERRFEAWVHDIATVPSGGSSAFRVTLMVINREKRLRRGMRGTVEIGLRSRNNVLLVPNSAFHFEPATKRAPSERNDGQETIYTINGDGGIDPVAVSAGSTDGVRTQVHSNALKDGDLVAVGWRVSPVQDGPAD
- a CDS encoding ferredoxin, which produces MTGPTIEGKFRIELDFDLCQGHGVCAGDAPEIFTVLENRLGYAKVRLINPDPPPELHSGLLNAVKYCPNRVIRIVKVDDS
- a CDS encoding cytochrome P450; translated protein: MTDSAVQETPTLAPPMISGAKPDTGHFEEFCLNPAPFLMRCHEECGEVSSFDLAGLKTTLLVGEEAHEAVYRAPDSQLSAAQAYQLMVPVFGQGIQYGAPPAIERQQLKIQAAGLRHDRMVLYAPIIAKEVREWIADWPDQGEDDFYERFTDLTLKTSTHCLMGADFRATMGDEFRGLYHDLEMSVDPAGLADPHKHGAMAERRDIARARLSELIGERVTKRKEALARGEEFHDMFQHYLDATYADGTALTDHEIAGMVVWFMFAGHHTSGNTSSWVLVELARHPELMAEIVAELDDLLGDSDDVTFQALREMPKMDAFLDEVLRLHAPLVTLTRRVMHDFHYKDYLIEAGGNVMVSPYVAHRLPELYEDPLVFNPKRTFPDGAFAYLPFGGGRHKCVGNAFALLQVKTIFAYLLRKFEFELSQPAEYYRDIMPSLILRPSDPCRLRFRRRVR
- a CDS encoding TetR/AcrR family transcriptional regulator; translated protein: MSTSSDNTIAPMGRQAQKSLRTRERLIESTITLIRQGGLAAASAKRIADGAGMTWGAAQHHFGSKEQILEAIVARSHESFVSRFADMDASPPVEERIESFLTRMWAHYRSEAYLATIEIIMADRGPEQENIRLTAFEWPNPDHVEMMTRIFGDRGVSPEELLEALIFVHCLLTGLAIQELLENDTGRLEGHLRRCQRMLASILQAEG
- the mdoH gene encoding glucans biosynthesis glucosyltransferase MdoH encodes the protein MSSLSEPFMPSGAIRQLPDEAPLEMTVQRLEGNPPGSIEVATAPHDLLAKRLLLIAATAVLGMAGSTEMRFSFSHDGLDIFETALLALFVPLFCWIALGFVSSCIGFAMLASGAHPGFASITSSACRLTQRTAVLMPVYNEDVSAVFARVEAMAASIGKAGMGELVDFFVLSDSRPDHGALELEAWQRVAASAPIPVYYRRRAENTARKPGNVAEWLQRFGAAYENMIILDADSMMSGDSILGLAAIMEQRPSIGLLQTVPMMINATTLFQRWQQFAGYAYGPIASAGLQWWSGSEANFWGHNAIVRVRAFAESCGLPELGGKPPFGGHILSHDMVESALLRRRGWAVHMVLIRGSYEEFPPTIVDFAIRDRRWMQGNLQHLRLLAAPGLHWASRLHLLIGASAFLTSPAWLLLIIASIVQALASDAAPITQTTPPSVLWLTVLLLFGSKLLGILWVLMDGERRRDFGGVWVILKSTLLEIPLAMLLAPVTMVNQTRALVRMLLGKESGWNTQTREAQELRVRDVLPNLKEHIALGLLFAAVALVDPVTALWLSPLTLGLLTSPWLVAYTSRVGGARRSSQRTLFCVPEPTITDAGRERRFLTV
- a CDS encoding TolC family protein, whose amino-acid sequence is MAVVVAATSVPLAARQTPGPASAIAPVASDDAVIRVDGTAWLRRWWTSLNDPLLIRLVDAGLAADAAAAKADDGHGPDKGGRKVFSRKREGLALAAERKADIYVQAQHQAKKADQIARAYFTVLADQHRIAALEECSTSQKANIQIASSRFRAGQVPAYDANLARSQNASTAALIGDAESGLARNLTALAEMTGVDARSLRVDLSKVSGFPVDVYVPTAGQAGDIFARRADLLALKQQTEAALLRGGALQADIDAVLADSATHDVPNGTAAHALAAYRRALQGAQAEVTAARETVDAAQVRVKTLESAVLSAQTALGDTRLAYNSGLDRFVSVYVAESALLDVRQGLVLAQRTWIDAVIGYYSALGGGWTLDYPQSGPAQPVVGSDE
- a CDS encoding DUF779 domain-containing protein, coding for MMAGGFADNVRRVIATPAALALIAELQGEYGPIMFHQSGGCCDGSSPMCYPQGEFRIGDSDILLGEVGDAPVYIGRAQGQAWAHTQLILDVVPGRGGMFSLDNGREQRFLTRGRVFTGEELAKLGSL
- a CDS encoding DUF4126 domain-containing protein, translated to MGIVELIGVAGSVSLLSGWRIYLCTFAVGLAMRTGWLNLPDHVSGLDILANPWVLGVSFVGLVAEFFADKLPWLDSIWDGVHTLVRPIGGALLAMAIVDPQDTTWQVLSLLLGGSAALLSHSAKAGTRAVVNTSPEPVSNVLVSTGEDVATGGLLYLALAEPVTAGIIALVLLAACITVLLILRSFLKRLLSPKSEGVSRQE